The sequence below is a genomic window from bacterium.
ATGAATAGCTTGTCATTAAAGGGTACTTAATACAAAAGGCACCCATATAGGATGCCTTTTAGGTCTGGTAATGTAATTGTATCAGGGTACATGATGGTGTCAAGTTCAAGTTGTAAAAAATGCCTTCAGGCCTTATTATGTAGGCATGGCATTATTTTCTAAAAAGCTCGGAATTGACCTTGGAACATCTAATACTCTTGTTTTTCTTCCTGGGCGTGGAATTGTTCTAAACGAGCCTTCAGTTGTTGCAGTTTCTGAGCAAGATAATCAGATTCTGGCTGTTGGAATAGACGCAAAGGATATGATTGGAAAGACACCAGACAATATTATTGCATATAGACCAATGCGCGATGGTGTTATCGCTGACTATAGAGTTACTGAGGCTATGCTTAGATATTTCATAAACAAGGCTCTTGGCAGATGGAATATTTGGAAGCCAGACGTGATGGTCTCAGTTCCTGCTGGTGTTACTTCAACTGAAAGACGTGCTGTAGTTGAGGCTGCAATTAAGGCAGGTGCTAAAAATGCATATGTTGTTAAGGAACCTATTCTTGCTGCAATTGGCGCTGGTATTTCTATTCAAGAGCCAAATGGACACATGATTGTAGACATTGGTGGTGGAACAACAGACGTTGCCGTTATTTCCTTGGGAGGAATTGTGACATGTAATTCTGTTAAATGTGCAGGAAATAGAATTGATCTTGCAATTGCGGATTACATTAAGAAAACCTATAACCTAGCGATCGGGGATAAGACAGCAGAGGAGATGAAAATAAACGTAGGGTCCGCCGTTACAATGGACGATGAACTTTCAATGACAATTAAGGGTCGCGATTTTCTAACCGGCCTTCCTCGATCTGTTGAAATTAAAACAAATGAAGTTGTTAAGGCAATTGCAAAAGAATTAAGAGATATGATCAAGGCAATCAAGGATGTTCTTCAAGAGACTCCACCTGAGCTTGCGTCTGATATTATTGATAACGGGATAATAATGACTGGGGGATCTTCACAGTTACGTAATCTTCCAGAGCTTGTTTATAGAAGAACTGGAGTTAAAGCAAAGCTTGCTGATGATCCACTTTACTGTGTTGCTAAAGGAACAGGTATCGCCCTGGAGCACTTGAATACATATAAGAGAACAATTATTTCCAAGCGATAAAGATTTGGGGTCAGGCACCATGGTGCCTGACCCCAAAACATACAAATGAAATTAAATCATCACGCATATATAATCGAAAAAGTTTCCAGTGATGGTATTTCCCCTTTGCTAAAATTTATCTCAAATACCCTAGAGCTTGAATCAGGTAAGGACCCTCATGTGTCTCCAAATTTTTTACATATAAAAAGTAACCAATTAAATGTGGATGAGGCAGGGAAGGTGGTGGCTTTTAATTCGCAAAAATCATTTGGACAAAACGGCGGAGGAAACAAAGTTGCTTTGATTGAGATAAACGGTGCGGGGCATCAAGCTCAAAACGCATTGCTTAAAACTTTGGAGGAGCCATTTCCAAATACATATTTTTTTATAACAATATCCTCAGGCTCACTCTTACTCCCAACAATTCAGTCTAGAGTTGAGACGCACGCAATGGCGGATTTTTTAGATAATTTTGAAAATGGGGGAAACATGGCCAGTAAAAAGAATGAAGGGAACGCGGAGTTGAAATCAGAACTGAAGCCAGAGCTGAGGTTGATAGTTTCAGACTCAGTTTCAAGATTCTTTGGATCAAGTATGGCTGAGAGAATTGAAATGGTTAAGAAGATGGTTGATGATGCTGGAAAGGAGGGCGAAGATGACTCATCTAAGCTATTTCAGTTTCTACATGATATAGAAATTACATTGAAAGATTTGGAAAAGTCTAAGCTAAACAGGAGAATGAGTAAGGATGAGCTGGAGACCTTGATTACCGTTAGAGAGTACTTCGCGGACGCTGGGGCCTCAAAAAAGATGCTTTTGGAGTATTTATCGCTAAAATTGCCTATTATAAAAAACCTATAGTATTCAAGCTAGAATTGCTTGGATGAGGTTCTAAAGGGCTGATTTAGGAGGGTTACGTCATCAAACCACACATTTGCATTGTTATTGCTAATATATGTGTTATACTGAAGAAGTTCGTAGTATCTCAATTAGGCCAGCGGAGTTATCTGTGTGGTTGGCGTAAGGAGGTCGGCTATGGACGATTAAAAGTAACGCAAAACACACAAAATGGAAAGAAAGTTATATATCGGAAACCTTGCTTGGACAACTACAACAGAAAGTCTTAAGCAAGCATTTTCAAAGGCTGGAGAAGTAGTAGACGCTATCGTTATGACAGAAAAGATGAGTGGACGTTCAAGAGGATTCGGATTTGTCACAATGGCAACCGATGAGGCAACAGACGCTGCTATCGCTATGTTCAACGAACAAGATCTTGAAGGAAGAAACCTTGTAGTTAACAGAGCTCGTCCTAAGACAGATACTCCTATGGGAGCACCAAGAAGAGATTTTGGTGGAAGAGGTGGCGATGACCGCGGTGGAGACAGAGGTGGAGACCGTGGATTCAGACGCGACTACTAATCTTTAGCTAGATTTAGAAATAATCGTCTAATAAAAATACCCTACGTAAGTGGGGTATTTTTATTGCCTGGAAATGACTACAAAAAAACCGGCCGCATCAGAATGATGCGGCCGGTTTTTTATTTTACTTATTTAATCCCTTTCACTGACTTCTCGCGTCCTGTCTTTGTTAGAAACTTCTTTCTAAGACGAACTGAAGTTGGTGTGATTTCTAAATATTCATCTTCACACATGATTTCAAGTCCACGCTCAATTGTAACTTCAAGTGCAGGAGCTAGATATACTGTCTCGTCTGTTCCTGAAGCACGCATGTTTGTAAGTTGCTTTCCCTTGGTTGGGTTAACTTCCATTTCTTCTCCCTTTGATGTATTTCCAATAACCATTCCAGCGTAAACTTCTGTTCCTGGAGCAACATATAGAGTTCCTCTGTCTTGTAGGTTACCTAGTGCAAAGTGAAGAACCTTTCCAGCTTCCATTGAGATCATAGATCCAACAGCTCTTTTTTCAATAGTTCCAACATATGGTCTGAAATCGGTAAAACGTGAAGACATAATACCTTCTCCTCTAGTATCGATAACGAATTGACTTCTGTAGCCCAGAAGACCACGTGTAGGAATATCGAATGTCATTCTTGTAATACCACTATGTTCCTTCATTGAAGTCATAATACCTTTTCTTCTACCAAGCTTATCGATAACAGCACCTGCAAACTCGTTAGGAGTATCTATAACAACTTCTTCAAAAGGCTCATTTTTCTTACCATCTATTTCTTTGATAATAACCTCAGGTTGAGATACCTGCATTTCATAACCTTCACGACGCATTTGTTCTAGAAGAACCGCAATGTGTAATTCTCCACGTCCATAAACCTTAAGAACGTCAGCTTGATCGAAATCAACATGAAGACCAACGTTAACTTCAAGTTCTTTTTCTAGTCTGTCTCTAATTTGACGACCGGTAACATATTTACCTTCACGTCCAGCAAATGGGGAATCGTTAACAAGAAATCCAAGGGAGATTGTTGGCTCATCGATTTTAATTGATGGCAATGGCTCTGTATCTTCCTTGTCAGTGATTGTCTCACCGATGAAAATATCAGGAAGTCCAGCTACCATAACTACGTCTCCAGAATATGCTTCTTGAACTTCTTTTCTAACTAGTCCGTCAAAAGTGAAAAGTTTTGTAATTCTACCTGTTCTTGTTTCTCCGGTATCTTTTTTGATAAACAGAGTTTGTCCCATTTTGATTGTACCTGTCCAAATACGAGTAACCGCCATTCTTCCTAGGAAGTTGTCATAAGCAAGGTTGAAAGGTTGAGCTTCAAGAGCCTCCTCAGGAGCACTTTTTGCTGGAGGAACTTCTTTGATAATTGTATCTAGTAGGGGATCAAGGTTTACAAACTCATCGTCCAAACTTAACTTAGCCTTTCCTTCTCTTCCGATACAGTAAACCATAGGGAAATCTAATTGATGATCTTGAGCACCTAATTCTATGAATAATTCTAGAATCTCATCGTGAACTCTTGTTGGGTTTGCAGCTGGCTTGTCTAATTTGTTTAGAACGACAATTGG
It includes:
- a CDS encoding rod shape-determining protein produces the protein MALFSKKLGIDLGTSNTLVFLPGRGIVLNEPSVVAVSEQDNQILAVGIDAKDMIGKTPDNIIAYRPMRDGVIADYRVTEAMLRYFINKALGRWNIWKPDVMVSVPAGVTSTERRAVVEAAIKAGAKNAYVVKEPILAAIGAGISIQEPNGHMIVDIGGGTTDVAVISLGGIVTCNSVKCAGNRIDLAIADYIKKTYNLAIGDKTAEEMKINVGSAVTMDDELSMTIKGRDFLTGLPRSVEIKTNEVVKAIAKELRDMIKAIKDVLQETPPELASDIIDNGIIMTGGSSQLRNLPELVYRRTGVKAKLADDPLYCVAKGTGIALEHLNTYKRTIISKR
- a CDS encoding RNA-binding protein; amino-acid sequence: MERKLYIGNLAWTTTTESLKQAFSKAGEVVDAIVMTEKMSGRSRGFGFVTMATDEATDAAIAMFNEQDLEGRNLVVNRARPKTDTPMGAPRRDFGGRGGDDRGGDRGGDRGFRRDY
- the typA gene encoding translational GTPase TypA, coding for MMQIRNIAIIAHVDHGKTTIVDAIMKYTGAVKDSSSMDSNAIELERGITIYAKNASFQYKGTKVNVIDTPGHADFGSEVERVLRSIDCVLLIVDAQEGPMPQTRFVLKKSLELGLKPIVVLNKLDKPAANPTRVHDEILELFIELGAQDHQLDFPMVYCIGREGKAKLSLDDEFVNLDPLLDTIIKEVPPAKSAPEEALEAQPFNLAYDNFLGRMAVTRIWTGTIKMGQTLFIKKDTGETRTGRITKLFTFDGLVRKEVQEAYSGDVVMVAGLPDIFIGETITDKEDTEPLPSIKIDEPTISLGFLVNDSPFAGREGKYVTGRQIRDRLEKELEVNVGLHVDFDQADVLKVYGRGELHIAVLLEQMRREGYEMQVSQPEVIIKEIDGKKNEPFEEVVIDTPNEFAGAVIDKLGRRKGIMTSMKEHSGITRMTFDIPTRGLLGYRSQFVIDTRGEGIMSSRFTDFRPYVGTIEKRAVGSMISMEAGKVLHFALGNLQDRGTLYVAPGTEVYAGMVIGNTSKGEEMEVNPTKGKQLTNMRASGTDETVYLAPALEVTIERGLEIMCEDEYLEITPTSVRLRKKFLTKTGREKSVKGIK